The proteins below are encoded in one region of Hordeum vulgare subsp. vulgare chromosome 3H, MorexV3_pseudomolecules_assembly, whole genome shotgun sequence:
- the LOC123440494 gene encoding vegetative cell wall protein gp1-like, with translation MDRARHKSSPSSERFLGSFLPRAPPGDQPPSAAFELDEDDLFGSGVGSPERPQPQPPRRPLLISSVSAANPSPRFRRPPGGILEALPERLGPLSPPPPSSSASTSPASPAPALPRMIPAIPRPAPAPAMQMPQSAPVNVPVARLRRPSFEAFASEPDEEDDDEEMLPPHEMVARSRARESPMTTFSVLEGAGRTLKGRDLRQVRNAVWRKTGLLD, from the coding sequence ATGGATCGTGCGCGCCACAAGAGCTCGCCCAGCTCCGAGCGCTTCCTCGGCTCCTTCCTCCCCCGCGCGCCCCCCGGCGACCAGCCCCCCTCGGCAGCCTTCGAGCTCGACGAGGACGACCTCTTCGGCTCGGGCGTCGGATCTCCCGAGCGGCCGCAGCCGCAGCCGCCGCGCCGGCCCCTGCTCATCTCCTCCGTCAGCGCCGCAAACCCTAGCCCCCGCTTCCGCCGCCCGCCGGGGGGTATCCTCGAGGCCCTCCCCGAGCGCCTCGGGCCTCTCTCGCCGCCCCCGCCATCTTCGTCCGCATCGACGTCCCCcgcgtctccggcgccggccctTCCGCGCATGATCCCCGCCATCCCCcgcccggcgccggcgccggcgatgCAAATGCCGCAGTCCGCACCGGTGAATGTCCCGGTAGCGCGGCTGCGGCGACCGTCGTTCGAGGCGTTCGCGAGTGAACCGgatgaggaggacgacgacgaggagatGCTGCCGCCGCACGAGATGGTGGCGCGCTCGCGGGCGCGGGAGTCGCCCATGACGACCTTCTCTGTGCTGGAGGGCGCTGGACGGACGCTCAAGGGGAGAGACCTCCGCCAGGTACGCAATGCCGTGTGGCGGAAGACAGGCCTGCTCGATTGA
- the LOC123444822 gene encoding sorting nexin 1 — protein sequence MISAERSQSQSPRSPGAAAGAPFLSICVTDPVKMGTGVQSYISYRVITKTNLPEFEGAEKIVIRRYSDFEWLHDRLAEKYKGIFIPPLPEKNAVEKFRFSKEFIELRRQALDLFINRLASHPELKQSEDLRTFLQADEEKMDRARSYETGIFKKPGDFIQMFKDVQSKVSDVVLGKEKPVEESSPEYEKLKHYIFELENHLAEAQKQAFRLVKRHRELGQSLADFGKAIKLLGACEGDSLEKVFSEVGSKSEMLSIKLQREADNLLFNFEEPLKDYVRAVQSIKATMLDRANAFRQHFDLDQERKYKELNLEKMKFMNPEKFSESETEFSELKAASEEATKRYEHIVSVMNDELARFQEQKTADIGLAFHEFAKGQAKLAKDIADAWRSVLPKLEACSAS from the exons ATGATCTCCGCG GAGAGGAGCCAGTCGCAGAGCCCGCGGTCgcccggggcggcggccggggcgccgTTCCTGTCGATCTGCGTCACGGATCCCGTCAAGATGGGCACCGGCGTCCAGTCCTACATCTCCTACCGCGTCATCACCAAG ACTAACCTACCTGAATTCGAGGGAGCAGAAAAAATTGTTATCAGGCGCTATAGTGATTTTGAGTGGCTGCACGATCGGCTAGCTGAGAAGTACAAAGGCATTTTTATACCTCCTCTTCCAGAGAAGAATGCTGTTG AGAAATTCCGGTTTAGCAAAGAATTCATTGAATTGAGGCGCCAAGCTCTGGACCTATTCATCAACAGACTAGCTTCACACCCGGAACTTAAGCAAAGCGAAGATTTGAGGACATTTTTGCAGGCAGATGAAGAG AAAATGGATAGAGCAAGGTCTTATGAGACTGGTATATTTAAGAAGCCCGGAGATTTCATACAAATGTTTAAG GATGTACAGTCAAAAGTCAGTGATGTTGTTCTGGGAAAAGAAAAGCCAGTGGAAGAGTCTTCTCCTGAATATGAGAAGCTTAAACATTACATATTTGAGCTAGAAAATCATCTAGCAGAGGCCCAGAAACAAGCATTTCGCCTTGTAAAAAGGCACAGAG AACTTGGGCAATCTTTGGCGGACTTTGGGAAAGCGATTAAGCTTTTAGGCGCCTGCGAAGGGGATTCGTTGGAGAAGGTGTTTTCCGAAGTTGGTTCGAAGTCAGAAATGTTGTCAATAAAGCTGCAAAGAGAG GCAGATAACCTTCTCTTTAATTTTGAAGAACCTTTGAAAGATTATGTGCGTGCTGTGCAGTCAATAAAG GCCACTATGCTTGATCGAGCCAATGCTTTCAGGCAGCACTTTGACTTGGACCAGGAGAGGAAGTATAAAGAGCTTAACCT TGAAAAAATGAAGTTCATGAACCCTGAGAAGTTTTCCGAGTCAGAAACTGAGTTCAGTGag TTGAAAGCAGCCAGTGAGGAGGCTACGAAGAGGTACGAGCACATAGTTAGTGTAATGAACGACGAGCTTGCACGATTCCAAGAGCAGAAAACAGCTGATATTGGACTTGCATTCCATGAGTTTGCGAAAGGTCAAGCAAAGTTAGCTAAAGACATCGCTGATGCGTGGCGCAGCGTCCTCCCAAAGCTAGAAGCCTGTTCCGCTTCATAA
- the LOC123444823 gene encoding uncharacterized protein LOC123444823: protein MAAATARQLLVHRITSSCSSGTLPKHASSSHGISAYSSRCFHKAEKLPGFRARVPVKPPRAVPGKAGIVPADDDGVSLGTVKLPANIDVARFEGLLFQWGNSLCQGAMLPLPVPIKVDKVEGGIRLGFIGIDDGATSLLAYIDCLVSPATDGSGFVFRATRNGAMKDMEPPGEPRIMRSLLMALQKSIQIAQV, encoded by the exons ATGGCGGCTGCGACTGCAAGGCAGCTGTTGGTCCACAGGATCACTTCCTCCTGCTCCTCGGGGACGCTTCCCAAGCACGCTTCCAGCAGCCATGGCATCTCTGCTTACAGCTCCAGGTGCTTCCACAAGGCCGAGAAGCTCCCCGGTTTCAGGGCGAGGGTGCCCGTGAAGCCGCCGCGCGCCGTGCCGGGGAAGGCCGGCATTGTGCCGGCCGACGATGATGGGgtcagcctcggcaccgtcaagcTGCCCGCCAACATCGACGTCGCTCGGTTCGAGGGGCTGCTCTTTCAG TGGGGAAACAGTCTATGCCAAGGCGCCATGTTGCCACTACCAGTGCCTATCAAG GTGGACAAGGTGGAGGGTGGGATCAGGCTAGGGTTCATTgggatcgacgacggcgcgaccTCGCTGCTGGCCTACATCGACTGCTTGGTGTCTCCAGCGACCGACGGCTCCGGGTTTGTGTTCCGAGCAACCAGGAACGGTGCTATGAAGGACATGGAGCCGCCTGGGGAGCCCAGGATCATGAGGAGCCTCCTCATGGCGCTTCAGAAGTCCATCCAGATTGCGCAAGTTTGA
- the LOC123444824 gene encoding protein ABHD11, with protein sequence MAASLRASSSSSLRSSLLSSPAAWSPWRLLLSSPVHSDAAHQTETLAFHEIQLSPEKPPTATAFVLHGLLGSGRNWRTFSRTLASQLRDRSPSDEWKMVLVDLRNHGSSARIKGLGPPHDMSSAARDLADLVKARGWTWPDVVVGHSMGGKVALDFAESCSRGDYGESAALPKQLWVLDSVPGEVKIDNSDGEVERVLQTLASLPSSLPSRKWVVDHMVSLGFSKSLSDWIGSNLKKDNEHVTWAFDLQAATDMFNSYRDRSYWALLENPPKGLEISIVQAELSDRWHPDDVQRLKALSRRGRKPDVGKVSLHVLPNSGHWVHVDNPKGLLEIMAPNFLSAVQN encoded by the exons ATGGCGGCTTCCCTCCgagcgtcgtcctcctcctccctccgctcgagcctcctctcctcccccgcCGCATGGTCTCCCTGGCGCCTGCTCCTCTCCTCCCCCGTCCACTCGGACGCCGCCCACCAGACCGAAACCCTCGCCTTCCACGAGATCCAGCTCTCCCCGGAGAAGCCGCCCACCGCCACCGCCTTCGTCCTCCACGGCCTCCTGGGCTCCGGCCGCAACTGGCGCACCTTCTCCCGCACCCTCGCCTCCCAGCTCCGCGACCGCTCCCCCTCCGACG AGTGGAAGATGGTTCTTGTGGATTTGAGGAACCATGGGAGCTCAGCCAGGATCAAAGGGCTGGGCCCACCCCATGATATGTCGAGTGCGGCCAGGGATCTCGCTGATTTGGTGAAGGCCCGGGGCTGGACATGGCCGGATGTCGTCGTGGGTCACTCCATGGGTGGAAAGGTCGCACTGGATTTTGCGGAGAGTTGCTCCCGTGGCGATTATGGAGAATCTGCTGCTCTTCCCAAACAG CTCTGGGTGCTTGATTCTGTCCCCGGAGAAGTAAAAATAGATAACAGTGACGGTGAAGTTGAGCGGGTTTTGCAAACACTAGCAAGTCTTCCTTCATCGcttccatcgcgcaa GTGGGTTGTGGACCACATGGTCAGCCTGGGATTCTCCAAGTCACTTTCAGACTGGATTGGCAGCAACTTGAAGAAGGACAATGAACATGTGACCTGGGCTTTTGATCTTCAGGCTGCCACAGACATGTTTAATTCTTACAG AGATAGAAGCTACTGGGCACTGCTGGAGAACCCACCAAAGGGTTTGGAGATCTCAATAGTACAGGCAGAGCTCAGTGATAGATGGCACCCTGATGATGTCCAGAGGCTAAAAGCACTATCAAGGAGAGGCAGAAAACCTGACGTGGGGAAAGTGTCACTCCACGTCCTCCCCAACTCCGGCCATTGGGTTCACGTGGACAACCCCAAGGGGCTGCTCGAGATCATGGCGCCTAACTTCCTCTCCGCTGTTCAAAATTGA